The Notamacropus eugenii isolate mMacEug1 chromosome Y, mMacEug1.pri_v2, whole genome shotgun sequence genome includes a window with the following:
- the LOC140516586 gene encoding E3 ubiquitin-protein ligase Mdm2-like isoform X4, with the protein MSSDADGALSTSHMPASEQETLVLFYLGQYIMSKQLYDKKQQHIVYCSDDLLGDLFGVPSFSVKEHRRLYAMISRNLIVVNQQEFASPDTSTNEASCQLEIGSDQKESIQEWQEEKPSPNLNTRPTTSSRRRTHSEAEENSEELPGERHRKRHKSDSISLTFDASCALCVISEICCERSGSSDSTEIPSSPDIDTGVLSENSDDSVSDQFSVEFEVESIDSEDYSHNEEGQELTDEDDEISQVTLYQAEDSDTDSFDEDPEISLADYWKCTSCDKMNPPLPPRCHRCWALRENWLSEGKGDVSDKGRLERPTQGEEEGFDVPDCKKNKMNDSQDSCVEESDEKIVQMSDSQESEDYSQPSTSKSIICSSQEDAGEFEREEVQDKEASVESILPPSTVEPCVICQSRPKNGCIVHGRTGHLMACFTCAKKLKKRNKPCPVCRQPIQMIVLTYFL; encoded by the exons gTTTTATTCTACCTTGGCCAGTATATTATGTCAAAACAATTATATGATAAAAAGCAACAGCACATTGTCTATTGTTCAGATGACCTTCTTGGAGATCTGTTTGGGGTACCAAGCTTTTCTGTGAAAGAGCATAG gAGATTGTATGCAATGATTTCTAGAAACTTGATAGTTGTCAATCAACAAG aATTTGCTAGTCCAGATACATCAACAAATGAAGCCAGCTGTCAGCTTGAAATCGGAAGTGATCAAAAG GAGTCTATTCAGGAATGGCAGGAAGAGAAACCATCACCAAATCTGAATACTAGACCAACTACCTCATCCAGAAGGAGAACACATAGTGAAGCAG aagaaaattcggAAGAGTTGCCTGGTGAAAGACACAGAAAACGACATAAGTCAGATAGTATTTCCCTTACATTTGATGCAAGCTGTGCCCTGTGTGTCATAAGTGAGATATGCTGTGAACGAAGTGGTAGCAGTGACTCAACAGAAATCCCTTCAAGTCCG gaTATTGATACTGGTGTATTAAGTGAAAATTCAGATGATTCAGTTTCAGACCAATTCAGTGTTGAGTTTGAAGTTGAGTCTATTGATTCAGAAGATTATAGCCACAATGAAGAAGGACAAGAACTCACAGATGAAGATGatgag ATATCCCAGGTAACCTTATATCAGGCAGAGGATAGTGACACTGACTCGTTTGATGAAGATCCTGAAATATCCTTAGCT GACTATTGGAAGTGTACTTCCTGTGATAAAATGAACCCTCCACTTCCACCACGTTGCCATAGATGCTGGGCTTTGCGAGAGAATTGGCTTTCTGAGGGGAAAGGTGACGTGTCAGATAAAGGCAGACTAGAACGCCCCACgcaaggggaggaagagggcttTGATGTTCCAgattgtaagaaaaataaaatgaatgactcTCAAGATTCATGTGTTGaggaaagtgatgaaaaaatagTACAGATGTCAGACTCCCAAGAAAGTGAGGATTATTCTCAGCCATCGACATCTAAAAGTATCATCTGTAGTAGTCAGGAAGATGCTGGAGAATTTGAGAGGGAAGAAGTGCAAGACAAAGAAGCAAGTGTGGAATCCATTCTTCCCCCTAGTACAGTAGAGCCCTGTGTCATCTGTCAGAGCCGACCTAAAAATGGATGCATTGTTCATGGAAGGACAGGACATCTTATGGCATGTTTTACATGTGCTAAGAagctgaaaaagagaaataagcctTGTCCAGTGTGTAGGCAGCCAATTCAGATGATTGTGTTAACTTATTTTCTCTAA
- the LOC140516586 gene encoding E3 ubiquitin-protein ligase Mdm2-like isoform X2 translates to MSKQLYDKKQQHIVYCSDDLLGDLFGVPSFSVKEHRRLYAMISRNLIVVNQQEFASPDTSTNEASCQLEIGSDQKESIQEWQEEKPSPNLNTRPTTSSRRRTHSEAEENSEELPGERHRKRHKSDSISLTFDASCALCVISEICCERSGSSDSTEIPSSPDIDTGVLSENSDDSVSDQFSVEFEVESIDSEDYSHNEEGQELTDEDDEISQVTLYQAEDSDTDSFDEDPEISLADYWKCTSCDKMNPPLPPRCHRCWALRENWLSEGKGDVSDKGRLERPTQGEEEGFDVPDCKKNKMNDSQDSCVEESDEKIVQMSDSQESEDYSQPSTSKSIICSSQEDAGEFEREEVQDKEASVESILPPSTVEPCVICQSRPKNGCIVHGRTGHLMACFTCAKKLKKRNKPCPVCRQPIQMIVLTYFL, encoded by the exons ATGTCAAAACAATTATATGATAAAAAGCAACAGCACATTGTCTATTGTTCAGATGACCTTCTTGGAGATCTGTTTGGGGTACCAAGCTTTTCTGTGAAAGAGCATAG gAGATTGTATGCAATGATTTCTAGAAACTTGATAGTTGTCAATCAACAAG aATTTGCTAGTCCAGATACATCAACAAATGAAGCCAGCTGTCAGCTTGAAATCGGAAGTGATCAAAAG GAGTCTATTCAGGAATGGCAGGAAGAGAAACCATCACCAAATCTGAATACTAGACCAACTACCTCATCCAGAAGGAGAACACATAGTGAAGCAG aagaaaattcggAAGAGTTGCCTGGTGAAAGACACAGAAAACGACATAAGTCAGATAGTATTTCCCTTACATTTGATGCAAGCTGTGCCCTGTGTGTCATAAGTGAGATATGCTGTGAACGAAGTGGTAGCAGTGACTCAACAGAAATCCCTTCAAGTCCG gaTATTGATACTGGTGTATTAAGTGAAAATTCAGATGATTCAGTTTCAGACCAATTCAGTGTTGAGTTTGAAGTTGAGTCTATTGATTCAGAAGATTATAGCCACAATGAAGAAGGACAAGAACTCACAGATGAAGATGatgag ATATCCCAGGTAACCTTATATCAGGCAGAGGATAGTGACACTGACTCGTTTGATGAAGATCCTGAAATATCCTTAGCT GACTATTGGAAGTGTACTTCCTGTGATAAAATGAACCCTCCACTTCCACCACGTTGCCATAGATGCTGGGCTTTGCGAGAGAATTGGCTTTCTGAGGGGAAAGGTGACGTGTCAGATAAAGGCAGACTAGAACGCCCCACgcaaggggaggaagagggcttTGATGTTCCAgattgtaagaaaaataaaatgaatgactcTCAAGATTCATGTGTTGaggaaagtgatgaaaaaatagTACAGATGTCAGACTCCCAAGAAAGTGAGGATTATTCTCAGCCATCGACATCTAAAAGTATCATCTGTAGTAGTCAGGAAGATGCTGGAGAATTTGAGAGGGAAGAAGTGCAAGACAAAGAAGCAAGTGTGGAATCCATTCTTCCCCCTAGTACAGTAGAGCCCTGTGTCATCTGTCAGAGCCGACCTAAAAATGGATGCATTGTTCATGGAAGGACAGGACATCTTATGGCATGTTTTACATGTGCTAAGAagctgaaaaagagaaataagcctTGTCCAGTGTGTAGGCAGCCAATTCAGATGATTGTGTTAACTTATTTTCTCTAA
- the LOC140516586 gene encoding E3 ubiquitin-protein ligase Mdm2-like isoform X3, with product MSSDADGALSTSHMPASEQETLVRPKPLLFKLLKFAGAQKETFTLKEVLFYLGQYIMSKQLYDKKQQHIVYCSDDLLGDLFGVPSFSVKEHRRLYAMISRNLIVVNQQEFASPDTSTNEASCQLEIGSDQKESIQEWQEEKPSPNLNTRPTTSSRRRTHSEAEENSEELPGERHRKRHKSDSISLTFDASCALCVISEICCERSGSSDSTEIPSSPDIDTGVLSENSDDSVSDQFSVEFEVESIDSEDYSHNEEGQELTDEDDEISQVTLYQAEDSDTDSFDEDPEISLADYWKCTSCDKMNPPLPPRCHRCWALRENWLSEGKGDVSDKGRLERPTQGEEEGFDVPDCKKNKMNDSQDSCVEESDEKIVQMSDSQESEDYSQPSTSKSIICSSQEDAGEFEREEVQDKEASVESILPPSTVEPCVICQSRPKNGCIVHGRTGHLMACFTCAKKLKKRNKPCPVCRQPIQMIVLTYFL from the exons GTTAGACCAAAACCATTGCTCTTCAAGTTGTTGAAGTTTGCTGGTGCACAGAAAGAAACATTCACATTGAAGGAG gTTTTATTCTACCTTGGCCAGTATATTATGTCAAAACAATTATATGATAAAAAGCAACAGCACATTGTCTATTGTTCAGATGACCTTCTTGGAGATCTGTTTGGGGTACCAAGCTTTTCTGTGAAAGAGCATAG gAGATTGTATGCAATGATTTCTAGAAACTTGATAGTTGTCAATCAACAAG aATTTGCTAGTCCAGATACATCAACAAATGAAGCCAGCTGTCAGCTTGAAATCGGAAGTGATCAAAAG GAGTCTATTCAGGAATGGCAGGAAGAGAAACCATCACCAAATCTGAATACTAGACCAACTACCTCATCCAGAAGGAGAACACATAGTGAAGCAG aagaaaattcggAAGAGTTGCCTGGTGAAAGACACAGAAAACGACATAAGTCAGATAGTATTTCCCTTACATTTGATGCAAGCTGTGCCCTGTGTGTCATAAGTGAGATATGCTGTGAACGAAGTGGTAGCAGTGACTCAACAGAAATCCCTTCAAGTCCG gaTATTGATACTGGTGTATTAAGTGAAAATTCAGATGATTCAGTTTCAGACCAATTCAGTGTTGAGTTTGAAGTTGAGTCTATTGATTCAGAAGATTATAGCCACAATGAAGAAGGACAAGAACTCACAGATGAAGATGatgag ATATCCCAGGTAACCTTATATCAGGCAGAGGATAGTGACACTGACTCGTTTGATGAAGATCCTGAAATATCCTTAGCT GACTATTGGAAGTGTACTTCCTGTGATAAAATGAACCCTCCACTTCCACCACGTTGCCATAGATGCTGGGCTTTGCGAGAGAATTGGCTTTCTGAGGGGAAAGGTGACGTGTCAGATAAAGGCAGACTAGAACGCCCCACgcaaggggaggaagagggcttTGATGTTCCAgattgtaagaaaaataaaatgaatgactcTCAAGATTCATGTGTTGaggaaagtgatgaaaaaatagTACAGATGTCAGACTCCCAAGAAAGTGAGGATTATTCTCAGCCATCGACATCTAAAAGTATCATCTGTAGTAGTCAGGAAGATGCTGGAGAATTTGAGAGGGAAGAAGTGCAAGACAAAGAAGCAAGTGTGGAATCCATTCTTCCCCCTAGTACAGTAGAGCCCTGTGTCATCTGTCAGAGCCGACCTAAAAATGGATGCATTGTTCATGGAAGGACAGGACATCTTATGGCATGTTTTACATGTGCTAAGAagctgaaaaagagaaataagcctTGTCCAGTGTGTAGGCAGCCAATTCAGATGATTGTGTTAACTTATTTTCTCTAA
- the LOC140516586 gene encoding E3 ubiquitin-protein ligase Mdm2-like isoform X1, protein MVLFGTNNVLFYLGQYIMSKQLYDKKQQHIVYCSDDLLGDLFGVPSFSVKEHRRLYAMISRNLIVVNQQEFASPDTSTNEASCQLEIGSDQKESIQEWQEEKPSPNLNTRPTTSSRRRTHSEAEENSEELPGERHRKRHKSDSISLTFDASCALCVISEICCERSGSSDSTEIPSSPDIDTGVLSENSDDSVSDQFSVEFEVESIDSEDYSHNEEGQELTDEDDEISQVTLYQAEDSDTDSFDEDPEISLADYWKCTSCDKMNPPLPPRCHRCWALRENWLSEGKGDVSDKGRLERPTQGEEEGFDVPDCKKNKMNDSQDSCVEESDEKIVQMSDSQESEDYSQPSTSKSIICSSQEDAGEFEREEVQDKEASVESILPPSTVEPCVICQSRPKNGCIVHGRTGHLMACFTCAKKLKKRNKPCPVCRQPIQMIVLTYFL, encoded by the exons ATGGTATTGTTCGGGACCAATAAT gTTTTATTCTACCTTGGCCAGTATATTATGTCAAAACAATTATATGATAAAAAGCAACAGCACATTGTCTATTGTTCAGATGACCTTCTTGGAGATCTGTTTGGGGTACCAAGCTTTTCTGTGAAAGAGCATAG gAGATTGTATGCAATGATTTCTAGAAACTTGATAGTTGTCAATCAACAAG aATTTGCTAGTCCAGATACATCAACAAATGAAGCCAGCTGTCAGCTTGAAATCGGAAGTGATCAAAAG GAGTCTATTCAGGAATGGCAGGAAGAGAAACCATCACCAAATCTGAATACTAGACCAACTACCTCATCCAGAAGGAGAACACATAGTGAAGCAG aagaaaattcggAAGAGTTGCCTGGTGAAAGACACAGAAAACGACATAAGTCAGATAGTATTTCCCTTACATTTGATGCAAGCTGTGCCCTGTGTGTCATAAGTGAGATATGCTGTGAACGAAGTGGTAGCAGTGACTCAACAGAAATCCCTTCAAGTCCG gaTATTGATACTGGTGTATTAAGTGAAAATTCAGATGATTCAGTTTCAGACCAATTCAGTGTTGAGTTTGAAGTTGAGTCTATTGATTCAGAAGATTATAGCCACAATGAAGAAGGACAAGAACTCACAGATGAAGATGatgag ATATCCCAGGTAACCTTATATCAGGCAGAGGATAGTGACACTGACTCGTTTGATGAAGATCCTGAAATATCCTTAGCT GACTATTGGAAGTGTACTTCCTGTGATAAAATGAACCCTCCACTTCCACCACGTTGCCATAGATGCTGGGCTTTGCGAGAGAATTGGCTTTCTGAGGGGAAAGGTGACGTGTCAGATAAAGGCAGACTAGAACGCCCCACgcaaggggaggaagagggcttTGATGTTCCAgattgtaagaaaaataaaatgaatgactcTCAAGATTCATGTGTTGaggaaagtgatgaaaaaatagTACAGATGTCAGACTCCCAAGAAAGTGAGGATTATTCTCAGCCATCGACATCTAAAAGTATCATCTGTAGTAGTCAGGAAGATGCTGGAGAATTTGAGAGGGAAGAAGTGCAAGACAAAGAAGCAAGTGTGGAATCCATTCTTCCCCCTAGTACAGTAGAGCCCTGTGTCATCTGTCAGAGCCGACCTAAAAATGGATGCATTGTTCATGGAAGGACAGGACATCTTATGGCATGTTTTACATGTGCTAAGAagctgaaaaagagaaataagcctTGTCCAGTGTGTAGGCAGCCAATTCAGATGATTGTGTTAACTTATTTTCTCTAA